Proteins from a single region of Amblyomma americanum isolate KBUSLIRL-KWMA chromosome 10, ASM5285725v1, whole genome shotgun sequence:
- the LOC144106165 gene encoding putative serine carboxypeptidase CPVL: MKASSLWVGIVLAGSLQLSSGSTDPGPLFLTPLIEACNFTEAKNRSNVTLFKEAGINANAHSGYITVNKTANSNLFFLFIEAEDQPSTAPLMLWTQGGPGFSALFGMLLQNGPLAFQLPANLSKREHSIQKNVSVIYLDVPVGAGFSFTNDTSAYSKTLADITKDIVEFLKQFLKLFPDYQGREFYAAGDSYSARYSVALAQEMLMCPRDDVNLTFEGTIGGVGFLAPILYLADSSDFLYQASMLDTNGYTAFRRQFETMRNLTATGNISYSPLVIHMLATTLFASEPKTLFQNLTLYNSQASPLYTEMPLSMLAFFAFANTSDFKKALHVGENTNFEFANPILLVSLAADFLVDIRETLEYVLNGTRVLLYTGQLDTLFPSPNLQNYFETLNWTHADKYRAAGRRIWKPYHDYYGAAAYLKSAENFTSAVVLGMGHYGAFDKPLEVHHLMMEFINRNLSFAPI, from the exons ATGAAGGCATCGAGCCTCTGGGTGGGCATTGTTCTCGCGGGTAGCCTGCAGCTATCTTCAGG TTCCACAGATCCGGGACCTCTATTTCTAACGCCCTTGATTGAAGCATGCAACTTCacagaagcaaaaaatagaagCAATGTGACACTCTTCAAGGAAGCAGGAATTAACGCCAATGCTCACTCTGGCTACATAACTGTGAACAAGACAGCAAACAGCAACCTATTCTTCCTCTTCATAGAGGCAGAA GACCAACCTTCTACAGCACCCCTGATGCTTTGGACGCAGGGTGGTCCGGGTTTTTCAGCCCTGTTTGGTATGCTCCTCCAAAATGGCCCTTTGGCGTTCCAGCTGCCAGCGAATTTGTCAAAAAGGGAGCACTCGATTCAGAAGAACGTGAGCGTAATCTACCTTGATGTGCCGGTAGGGGCTGGATTCAGCTTCACCAACGACACCTCGGCGTACTCGAAAACGCTTGCAGACATCACAAAAGATATCGTAGAATTCCTGAAACAATTTCTGAAGCTATTTCCTGATTATCAGGGGCGAGAGTTCTACGCCGCCGGAGACTCCTACTCAG CTCGCTACTCTGTTGCTCTCGCCCAGGAGATGTTAATGTGCCCAAGGGACGACGTAAACTTGACGTTCGAAGGAACCATTGGAGGAGTTGGTTTTCTTGCACCAATCTTATACTTAGCGGACTCCAGTGACTTCCTCTATCAAGCATCGATGCTCGATACGAATGGATACACTGCCTTTAGGCGCCAGTTCGAGACAATGAGAAACCTCACCGCAACGGGCAACATTTCTTACTCTCCCTTGGTGATACACATGTTAGCGACCACTTTATTCGCTTCTGAACCTAAAACCCTTTTTCAAAACCTAACTTTATATAATAGTCAGGCAAGTCCTCTTTACACCGAGATGCCGTTGTCTATGCTTGCCTTCTTTGCATTCGCAAACACGAGTGATTTCAAAAAAGCCCTTCATGTAGGGGAGAACACCAACTTTGAATTCGCCAACCCTATCCTGCTGGTCAGCCTTGCTGCAGATTTCTTGGTAGATATACGTGAAACTTTAGAGTACGTGCTAAACGGGACAAGGGTGCTTTTGTACACTGGCCAACTCGATACACTATTCCCGTCGCCCAACTTGCAGAACTATTTTGAAACGCTGAATTGGACGCATGCAGACAAATATCGCGCTGCCGGCCGCCGTATTTGGAAGCCGTACCATGATTACTACGGAGCGGCCGCTTACTTGAAATCAGCGGAGAACTTTACTTCAGCAGTGGTACTCGGCATGGGTCACTATGGCGCTTTTGACAAGCCACTTGAAGTGCACCACCTCATGATGGAGTTTATAAACCGAAACTTATCATTTGCTCCTATATGA